A DNA window from Hevea brasiliensis isolate MT/VB/25A 57/8 chromosome 2, ASM3005281v1, whole genome shotgun sequence contains the following coding sequences:
- the LOC110644327 gene encoding probably inactive leucine-rich repeat receptor-like protein kinase At5g48380 produces the protein MFPSSYMQMTSKAILLPLPLLLLHIGGIAAGMTGEDRRRKLEEEHGMRFDYSFSSGFVIGYVFSVVSVVTIFMSYCVPWSDFKKINKTKTSSPITLLKARPQIRGAMKQIPDLEKLSTRISFTALNNATESFDEHNLIGFGKKGKLYKAKLPYYDCLAAVKRFYNSRCLVKQCFSELMILGKFKHINIVPLLGFCIESTERLLVYKYMPNGNLYDWLHPMNYETKILDFHLRIKIAIGVARGLVWLHHNNFLIIHGNLCSSCILLDRNFEPKISNFGGAMFFSKSGSKELRLIQSDVYKYGVLLLELILGQDFYMPKETFKERISHPSTTIDTLYRAVDKSLIGRGNDAKIFSLLDIARGCVKPLPDERPTMLQVYKMLMDVKKINNGIEDYSETLTETDTTFTGFSDDNIELEIIEI, from the exons ATGTTCCCATCATCATACATGCAAATGACTTCGAAAGcaattcttcttcctcttcctcttcttcttcttcatatcGGTGGAATCGCTGCTGGGATGACCGGTGAGGATCGCCGGCGGAAGCTTGAGGAGGAGCATGGGATGAGATTCGATTATTCATTCAGTAGTGGGTTCGTAATTGGTTATGTATTTTCTGTAGTTTCAGTAGTAACCATTTTTATGTCCTATTGTGTTCCTTGGTCTGATTTCAAGAAGATAAACAAGACGAAGACTTCTTCACCCATTACTTTGTTAAAGGCAAGGCCGCAAATACGTGGAGCTATGAAacag ATACCAGACTTAGAGAAGTTGAGTACGAGAATCAGTTTTACAGCTCTAAATAATGCAACTGAATCTTTCGATGAACACAATCTCATCGGCTTTGGAAAGAAGGGGAAATTGTACAAAGCAAAACTTCCTTATTATGATTGTTTAGCAGCAGTTAAAAGGTTCTATAATTCTCGGTGTCTGGTAAAACAATGCTTCTCTGAGCTAATGATTCTaggtaagtttaaacatattaacATAGTTCCTCTCCTAGGCTTTTGTATAGAATCAACTGAAAGGCTTCTTGTATACAAATATATGCCAAACGGGAACCTTTACGATTGGTTGCACCCCATGAATTATGAGACTAAGATCTTGGACTTCCATTTAAGGATTAAAATAGCAATTGGGGTAGCTAGAGGCTTGGTATGGCTCCACCATAACAATTTCCTTATAATTCATGGTAATTTATGTTCTAGTTGTATCTTGCTTGATAGAAACTTCGAACCCAAGATATCAAATTTTGGAGGAGCTATGTTCTTTTCCAAAAGTGGATCGAAAGAGTTGCGTTTGATTCAGAGTGATGTCTATAAATATGGTGTTCTTCTCCTCGAGTTAATTCTAGGGCAAGATTTTTACATGCCAAAAGAGACTTTCAAAGAACGAATCTCTCATCCTTCCACAACCATTGACACTCTCTATCGTGCTGTTGATAAATCTCTTATTGGTAGAGGAAATGATGCCAAAATATTTAGTCTTCTTGATATTGCACGTGGTTGTGTTAAGCCACTTCCAGATGAAAGACCTACAATGCTGCAAGTCTACAAAATGCTAATGGACGTCAAGAAAATAAATAATGGCATTGAAGATTATTCAGAGACATTGACTGAAACTGATACTACCTTTACTGGTTTTAGTGATGATAATATTGAGCTTGAGATAATAGAGATATAA
- the LOC110644329 gene encoding polygalacturonase-like, with protein sequence MSPFVLALLFISLTSSLATGAQYNVLSYGAKPDGKTDSTKAFLAAWKQACASSRPATIKVPAGRFFISKILFQGPCKNNAILISIDGTLVAPSDIWAIGNAGNWLHFENVNGVTVSGGVLDGQGTGLWSCKDSGKNCPSGATSLRFSGSRNIAITGLTSLNSQMFNIDINGCHNAKLQGITVSCSGNSPNTDGIHVQESSDVTILNSRIGTGDDCVSIGRGTTNLWIENIICGPGHGISVGSLGKDLREAGVLNVTVKSARITGTQNGLRIKSWGRPSSGYARNILFQHVVMTNVNNPIVIDQNYCPHNKNCPGQASGVKISDVTYQDIHGTSATEVAVKFDCSNKYPCTGIRMEDVKLTYKNQPADASCNNADGKASGVVQPSSCLS encoded by the exons ATGAGTCCTTTTGTTCTTGCTTTGCTCTTCATTTCCCTTACCTCGTCCTTAGCAACAGGAGCCCAATACAATGTGCTCAGTTATGGGGCCAAGCCAGATGGCAAAACTGACTCTACCAAGGCTTTCCTGGCTGCATGGAAACAAGCCTGTGCTTCTAGTAGGCCCGCCACCATTAAAGTACCGGCAGGGAGGTTCTTTATCAGTAAAATCCTTTTTCAAGGTCCATGCAAGAACAATGCAATCTTAATAAGTATAGATGGCACGCTTGTGGCTCCATCTGATATTTGGGCtattggtaatgctggaaattgGCTCCATTTTGAGAATGTTAATGGGGTTACGGTTTCTGGAGGCGTACTTGACGGTCAAGGCACTGGCTTGTGGTCCTGTAAGGACTCTGGCAAGAATTGCCCCAGCGGTGCAACG TCCTTGCGCTTTTCTGGCTCAAGAAACATCGCAATCACTGGGTTAACATCCCTAAATAGCCAAATGTTCAATATTGACATCAATGGCTGCCACAATGCGAAACTACAAGGGATTACAGTTTCCTGTTCTGGCAACAGCCCGAACACCGATGGCATCCATGTTCAAGAATCAAGCGATGTAACAATCTTGAACTCAAGGATTGGAACCGGAGATGATTGCGTTTCAATTGGCCGTGGCACCACCAACTTGTGGATAGAAAACATTATATGTGGTCCAGGCCACGGGATCAG CGTTGGAAGCCTCGGCAAAGATCTTCGAGAGGCTGGGGTGCTAAATGTGACAGTTAAATCAGCCAGGATCACCGGTACTCAAAATGGGCTAAGAATCAAGTCTTGGGGCAGACCCAGTAGTGGATATGCTAGGAACATTCTCTTCCAACATGTTGTTATGACCAATGTCAATAATCCCATTGTAATCGATCAAAATTACTGCCCACATAACAAAAATTGTCCTGGCCAG GCTTCTGGTGTTAAAATTAGTGACGTGACATACCAAGACATCCATGGAACATCAGCGACAGAAGTTGCAGTGAAATTTGATTGCAGTAATAAATATCCATGCACTGGAATCAGAATGGAGGATGTAAAGCTCACTTACAAGAATCAACCAGCAGATGCATCCTGTAACAATGCCGATGGAAAGGCTTCAGGTGTCGTCCAGCCCAGTAGCTGCCTATCATAA